One part of the Sandaracinaceae bacterium genome encodes these proteins:
- the argH gene encoding argininosuccinate lyase, protein MSDKAWGGRFEDELDALALRFSASVDVDKRLADQDIRGSIAHVRMLASRGVVTEADAEKIAAGLEAIRGEIERGEMRWDPKKEDVHMNVESLLTERIGEAGGRLHTGRSRNDQVATDMRLWTREACADTCRRIDRFLAVIARRAPELQDHLLPGYTHLQRAQPVRLSHHVLAWAEMLERDRGRLEDAARRLNESPLGSAALAGTTFPLDREMTAKALGFRGPTRNSLDAVGSRDFLLEVLSALSICAVNLSRVAEELVLWSSQEFGFVEMSDAYTTGSSIMPQKKNPDMAELARGKTGRVVGHLVNLLMLMKALPLAYNRDMQEDKPPVFDAFDTVNDCVDVLAGSIDTARFDAVRMRAALEHGFVDATEVADWLAARGVPFREAHHVTGRLVRRCVDAKKTLPELTLEELREEHEAFDETLFAALDPETAIERRALYGGPARARVAEQIEALAARLASRDVQLGEA, encoded by the coding sequence ATGAGTGACAAAGCCTGGGGCGGACGATTCGAAGACGAGCTCGATGCGCTGGCGCTGCGCTTCAGCGCGTCGGTCGACGTCGACAAGCGGCTGGCCGACCAGGACATCCGCGGATCCATCGCGCACGTGCGCATGCTCGCCTCGCGCGGCGTGGTGACCGAGGCCGACGCGGAGAAGATCGCGGCCGGGCTCGAGGCGATCCGCGGCGAGATCGAGCGCGGCGAGATGCGCTGGGATCCCAAGAAGGAGGACGTCCACATGAACGTGGAGTCACTCCTCACCGAGCGGATCGGCGAGGCCGGCGGGCGCCTCCACACCGGCCGGAGCCGCAACGACCAGGTCGCGACGGACATGCGGCTCTGGACCCGCGAGGCCTGCGCCGACACCTGCCGCCGCATCGACCGCTTCCTCGCGGTGATCGCGCGGCGCGCGCCCGAGCTCCAGGATCACCTGCTCCCCGGCTACACCCACCTCCAGCGCGCCCAGCCGGTGCGCCTGTCCCATCACGTGCTGGCGTGGGCGGAGATGCTCGAGCGCGATCGAGGCCGGCTCGAGGACGCGGCGCGCCGACTGAACGAGAGCCCGCTCGGCTCGGCCGCGCTGGCAGGTACGACCTTCCCGCTCGACCGCGAGATGACGGCGAAGGCGCTCGGCTTCCGCGGCCCCACCCGCAACTCGCTCGACGCGGTGGGCAGCCGGGACTTCCTGCTCGAGGTCCTCTCCGCCCTGAGCATCTGCGCGGTGAACCTGTCGCGCGTGGCCGAGGAGCTGGTGCTCTGGAGCAGCCAGGAGTTCGGCTTCGTCGAGATGAGCGACGCCTACACGACCGGCTCGTCGATCATGCCGCAGAAGAAGAACCCCGACATGGCGGAGCTCGCCCGCGGCAAGACCGGGCGCGTGGTCGGGCACCTCGTCAACCTGCTGATGCTGATGAAGGCGCTCCCGCTCGCGTACAACCGCGACATGCAGGAGGACAAGCCGCCCGTCTTCGACGCCTTCGACACGGTGAACGACTGCGTCGACGTGCTCGCGGGATCGATCGACACGGCGCGCTTCGACGCCGTCCGCATGCGGGCCGCGCTCGAGCACGGCTTCGTGGACGCGACCGAGGTCGCCGACTGGCTGGCCGCGCGCGGGGTCCCCTTCCGGGAGGCGCACCACGTGACGGGGCGCCTCGTGAGGCGGTGCGTGGACGCGAAGAAGACGCTGCCCGAGCTGACGCTCGAGGAGCTGCGGGAGGAGCACGAGGCGTTCGACGAGACCCTCTTCGCGGCCCTCGATCCGGAGACCGCCATCGAGCGGCGCGCCCTCTACGGAGGTCCGGCGCGCGCGCGCGTCGCCGAGCAGATCGAGGCGCTCGCGGCGCGGCTCGCCAGCCGCGACGTCCAGCTCGGGGAGGCGTGA
- a CDS encoding HAD family hydrolase: protein MPSEPTTQSEGPPPVEPSVPLEATASEAAPSETAPLEARPSPERPRLPEVPCPVCGKQVEPLRAGAVILLEDGFRFLCSVDCRGRYFDGERDHDASREQLRTTTARRRAAKAPVRRKPIPTPSPDRSAAYEALSAPPIPPPWLGLGLSALAALFAGFATHPALAILSAVAVAAAAGAALLRGFGARREVGWLGWALPPTGAALAAVAALVAVEGDPRLPLAGASVAAAAVVVRAWLDARANQPVTQLVGALLSKMPSTVRVPLKAEDWAVVVESEEVNASRVRTGQEIVAGEGEVLAVDGVVQAGEAFVLLHPASRTPVRRSAGQPLLAGARVVEGEVRVLATRVGDDRALVRPRTFGDVGSGRAASLTKLAARVGRWGGLAALLGAVASLFVAAGLEEQLAAAAAVLLAAPLIAIRRASDSPYVAAAATAAERGIVFASARTLDRAGRASVGALCTHGTITEGEPEVVEVHTFGDEDWKPLVALVAGAESAAEGHPIASAVFRFCGSRGIEPASVRRADFKAGRGVTAVAPSGEALVAGNRALLLEEGVSVAVADAHATRAEERGHTVVFVGTGGRVRAVMSLRDEDRIGARAAVQRLIDLGIEVVLISGDHRGTVEALAKPLDITHVKAELLPDEQGAEVRRLRETGGVVAVVGRPTDHAALEAADVPVLLGAAGLPESDRSIALTSDDVRDASAALWLAAAARRAAWRGTLAAALGGGFLVLLAALGVAGPAFAAVLALGVDAYALPSAARLLRRIELRLPARG from the coding sequence GTGCCGTCCGAGCCGACGACCCAGAGCGAGGGGCCGCCTCCCGTGGAGCCCTCCGTTCCCCTCGAGGCCACCGCCTCCGAGGCTGCTCCTTCCGAGACGGCTCCTCTGGAGGCGAGGCCGTCTCCGGAGCGGCCGCGGCTGCCCGAGGTCCCGTGTCCCGTCTGCGGGAAGCAGGTCGAGCCGCTGCGCGCCGGGGCGGTGATCTTGCTCGAGGACGGCTTCCGGTTCCTGTGCAGCGTGGACTGCCGCGGCCGCTACTTCGACGGGGAGCGCGACCACGACGCCTCGCGCGAGCAGCTGCGGACCACCACCGCGCGCCGCCGCGCGGCCAAGGCGCCGGTCCGTCGCAAGCCGATCCCGACCCCCTCTCCCGATCGCTCGGCCGCGTACGAGGCGCTCTCCGCGCCGCCGATCCCGCCCCCGTGGCTGGGGCTCGGGCTCTCCGCCCTCGCCGCCCTCTTCGCCGGGTTCGCGACGCACCCCGCGCTCGCGATCCTGAGCGCCGTCGCCGTCGCCGCGGCCGCGGGCGCCGCGCTGCTCCGCGGGTTCGGCGCGCGCCGCGAGGTCGGCTGGCTGGGCTGGGCGCTCCCGCCCACCGGCGCCGCGCTGGCCGCGGTGGCGGCGCTGGTCGCGGTCGAGGGCGACCCGCGTCTCCCGCTCGCCGGGGCGTCGGTCGCGGCCGCGGCGGTGGTGGTGCGCGCCTGGCTGGACGCGCGCGCGAACCAGCCCGTGACGCAGCTGGTCGGCGCGCTCCTCAGCAAGATGCCGAGCACGGTTCGCGTGCCGCTGAAGGCGGAGGACTGGGCGGTCGTCGTCGAGTCCGAAGAGGTGAACGCGAGCCGGGTTCGCACGGGCCAGGAGATCGTCGCGGGCGAGGGCGAGGTCCTCGCGGTGGACGGCGTGGTGCAGGCGGGCGAGGCCTTCGTGCTGCTCCACCCCGCGAGCCGCACGCCGGTGCGCCGGAGCGCGGGCCAGCCGCTGCTGGCCGGCGCCCGGGTGGTCGAGGGTGAGGTCCGTGTGCTCGCGACCCGCGTGGGAGACGACCGCGCGCTCGTCCGGCCGCGCACCTTCGGCGACGTCGGGTCGGGGAGGGCGGCGTCCCTCACCAAGCTGGCCGCGCGCGTGGGGCGCTGGGGCGGGCTGGCCGCGCTGCTCGGCGCGGTCGCGAGCCTCTTCGTGGCCGCGGGCCTCGAGGAGCAGCTCGCGGCGGCGGCGGCGGTCCTGCTCGCGGCGCCGCTCATCGCCATCCGGCGCGCGTCCGATTCCCCGTACGTCGCCGCGGCCGCGACGGCGGCCGAGCGGGGCATCGTCTTCGCCAGCGCGCGCACCCTGGACCGCGCGGGCCGCGCGAGCGTCGGCGCGCTCTGCACGCACGGCACCATCACCGAGGGCGAGCCCGAGGTCGTCGAGGTGCACACCTTTGGCGACGAGGACTGGAAGCCGCTGGTGGCGCTCGTGGCCGGCGCGGAGTCTGCGGCGGAGGGTCACCCCATCGCGTCGGCGGTCTTCCGTTTCTGCGGCAGTCGCGGCATCGAGCCGGCCTCGGTGCGGCGCGCCGACTTCAAGGCGGGCCGCGGCGTCACCGCCGTCGCGCCGAGCGGAGAGGCGCTGGTCGCGGGCAACCGCGCGCTGCTGCTCGAGGAGGGGGTGAGCGTCGCCGTCGCGGACGCGCACGCGACGCGCGCCGAGGAGCGCGGGCACACCGTGGTCTTCGTCGGGACGGGCGGACGCGTCCGCGCCGTGATGAGCTTGCGCGACGAGGACCGCATCGGCGCGCGCGCCGCCGTGCAGCGCCTGATCGACCTCGGCATCGAGGTCGTGCTGATCAGCGGCGACCACCGGGGCACCGTCGAGGCGCTCGCCAAGCCGCTCGACATCACCCACGTGAAGGCGGAGCTGCTGCCCGACGAGCAAGGCGCCGAGGTGCGACGCCTCCGGGAGACCGGCGGCGTGGTGGCGGTCGTGGGGCGCCCGACCGATCACGCGGCGCTCGAGGCCGCCGACGTGCCCGTGTTGCTCGGCGCGGCGGGCCTTCCCGAGAGCGACCGCTCGATCGCGCTCACGAGCGACGACGTGCGAGACGCGAGCGCGGCGCTCTGGCTCGCGGCCGCCGCCCGCCGCGCCGCGTGGCGGGGCACGCTCGCGGCGGCGCTCGGCGGAGGCTTCCTGGTCCTGCTCGCCGCGCTCGGCGTCGCGGGCCCCGCCTTCGCGGCCGTGCTCGCCCTCGGGGTCGACGCCTACGCGCTCCCCAGCGCGGCCCGGCTGCTGCGCCGCATCGAGCTGCGCCTCCCGGCCCGCGGCTGA
- a CDS encoding extensin family protein, with product MLRRLTLSLTLLALAPTLSAAQSGPGATQSSDALRARLDQLQADRPDGVPPGALTSIRYLLQVSDRIESRFPEQSVAWRARAQRYLGEAAAGRDPYPAARGEIVNRGYDASFSPRPQGYAVYVPPDYDPSRAYPLIVMLHGGSSNGNLFLGVVLGNNMDWERYNQFLWNDFTPRWSPDWIVVAPDGVGQLIWRWMGEQDVLEVIDDVQRHYNVDPQRVVLGGLSNGGMGAYSIGMRHAWRFSHVQAMAGAPSWLQYTGGRPTDVETTALRRYSAMHLAENSVNTDFRFYHGTQDPGPMRPAFVREMERHMRGLEIEPNVRWYEHGHDLLYLVHRHGRVYPELAELVRDPRPAEVRVVTGDYRANRQHWVTVTRIERYPRMARVRATARDGAITAETEGVLELALDLRDAPIGASGETRIVLDDTEVYAGPRAHLGHVVHAARDADGGWALGFLPRADALEAGRLEKVPGLSGPITDAYHDEIVHVYGTQDPSSTAELRRTAERGANGWPLGVWYLNQRVVADTEVTPRLMKEAHLALYGAPGENAVLDRMAESLPIRVEDGAVVLASGERFQGRDVGARFIYPNPEAPARYVLVHTGVTADAVSRTRNLPDFLPDYVVYDRRTTGSRPRLVANRNRQLAAGYFDRFWQLASEPAEGAAATVDAPAPGDLPEGVTAEEMRRLAVRVGAPPDFILPPALFEQEPAPQLEPGEVPSDPGRPRRFLAPRDDPNGPIARLVARLVPTFYNYRAIIPGGVWHTSRRAVWKIRPEADCLAALDEDEVPYRRVTEDLETPTPTPVELTGAINGVRFSTYRPDETVVVSCEMASRLPFLSRVVRRQRVNHVVVLSAHRTRPRQSFHRMGMALDLYAFDTPRGQLVVNDHYEETPAHTTCDAPEPDDWRAAALWHIACDLAASRRFSSVLTPNYNEGHRNHFHVDIRPDDDRVFVR from the coding sequence ATGCTTCGCCGACTCACGCTCTCGCTGACCCTCCTCGCGCTCGCCCCGACCCTGTCCGCGGCCCAGTCCGGGCCCGGAGCCACGCAGTCCAGCGACGCGCTGCGCGCGCGGCTCGATCAGCTCCAGGCGGACCGGCCCGACGGTGTCCCCCCGGGCGCACTGACCTCCATCCGCTACCTGTTGCAGGTCTCCGACCGCATCGAGAGCCGGTTCCCGGAGCAGAGCGTCGCGTGGCGCGCGCGCGCCCAGCGCTACCTCGGGGAGGCCGCCGCGGGGCGCGACCCCTACCCCGCCGCGCGAGGGGAGATCGTCAACCGCGGCTACGACGCGAGCTTCAGCCCCCGGCCGCAGGGCTACGCCGTCTACGTCCCGCCCGACTACGACCCGAGCCGGGCCTACCCGCTCATCGTCATGCTGCACGGCGGCTCGTCGAACGGGAACCTGTTCCTCGGCGTGGTGCTCGGGAACAACATGGACTGGGAGCGCTACAACCAGTTCCTCTGGAACGACTTCACCCCGCGCTGGTCCCCGGACTGGATCGTCGTGGCGCCGGACGGAGTCGGGCAGCTCATCTGGCGCTGGATGGGCGAGCAGGACGTGCTCGAGGTCATCGACGACGTCCAGCGCCACTACAACGTCGACCCCCAGCGCGTCGTGCTCGGGGGGCTGAGCAACGGCGGCATGGGCGCGTACTCCATCGGGATGCGCCACGCGTGGCGCTTCAGCCACGTCCAGGCGATGGCCGGGGCGCCGAGCTGGCTCCAGTACACGGGCGGCCGGCCGACGGACGTCGAGACGACGGCGCTGCGCCGCTACAGCGCGATGCACCTCGCGGAGAACTCCGTCAACACGGATTTCCGTTTCTACCACGGCACCCAGGACCCGGGCCCGATGCGGCCGGCGTTCGTGCGCGAGATGGAGCGGCACATGCGAGGGCTCGAGATCGAGCCGAACGTGCGCTGGTACGAGCACGGGCACGATCTGCTCTACCTCGTGCACCGGCACGGCCGCGTGTACCCGGAGCTCGCGGAGCTGGTGCGCGATCCGCGACCGGCGGAGGTCCGGGTCGTCACGGGCGACTATCGCGCGAACCGCCAGCACTGGGTGACGGTGACCCGCATCGAGCGCTATCCGCGGATGGCGCGGGTGCGCGCGACGGCCCGCGACGGCGCCATCACGGCCGAGACCGAGGGCGTGCTCGAGCTCGCGCTGGACCTCCGGGACGCGCCGATCGGGGCGTCCGGCGAGACCCGCATCGTGCTCGACGACACGGAGGTCTACGCGGGCCCGCGCGCGCACCTCGGGCACGTCGTGCACGCGGCGCGGGACGCCGACGGCGGCTGGGCGCTCGGGTTCCTGCCCCGCGCAGACGCGCTGGAGGCAGGCCGGCTGGAGAAGGTCCCCGGCCTCAGCGGTCCCATCACCGACGCCTACCACGACGAGATCGTGCACGTGTACGGCACGCAGGACCCGTCGAGCACGGCGGAGCTGCGCCGGACGGCGGAGCGAGGCGCCAACGGCTGGCCGCTCGGGGTCTGGTACCTGAACCAGCGCGTGGTCGCGGACACCGAGGTCACCCCTCGGCTGATGAAGGAGGCGCACCTCGCGCTCTACGGCGCGCCCGGGGAGAACGCGGTGCTCGACCGGATGGCGGAGTCGCTGCCGATCCGCGTCGAGGACGGCGCGGTGGTGCTCGCGAGCGGAGAGCGCTTCCAGGGTCGCGACGTGGGCGCGCGCTTCATCTACCCGAACCCGGAGGCCCCCGCGCGCTACGTGCTGGTGCACACGGGGGTGACGGCGGACGCGGTGTCTCGCACCCGGAACCTGCCCGACTTCCTGCCCGACTACGTCGTCTACGATCGGCGCACCACGGGGAGCCGGCCGCGCCTCGTCGCCAACCGCAACCGCCAGCTCGCCGCCGGCTACTTCGACCGCTTCTGGCAGCTGGCGAGCGAGCCGGCCGAGGGCGCGGCCGCGACGGTCGATGCCCCCGCGCCCGGCGATCTCCCCGAGGGCGTCACCGCGGAGGAGATGCGCCGCCTCGCGGTCCGCGTCGGCGCGCCGCCGGACTTCATCCTCCCGCCCGCCCTCTTCGAGCAGGAGCCCGCGCCGCAGCTCGAGCCCGGCGAGGTGCCGAGCGATCCCGGCCGGCCGAGGCGGTTCCTCGCTCCGCGCGACGACCCCAACGGGCCGATCGCGCGCCTCGTCGCCCGGCTCGTGCCGACCTTCTACAACTACCGCGCGATCATCCCCGGCGGCGTGTGGCACACCTCGCGGCGCGCGGTCTGGAAGATCCGCCCCGAGGCCGACTGCCTGGCCGCGCTCGACGAGGACGAGGTGCCCTACCGGCGCGTCACCGAGGACCTCGAGACGCCGACCCCGACCCCCGTCGAGCTGACCGGCGCGATCAACGGGGTGCGGTTCTCGACCTACCGCCCCGACGAGACGGTGGTCGTGAGCTGCGAGATGGCGTCGCGGTTGCCGTTCCTGAGCCGCGTCGTCCGGCGCCAGCGGGTGAACCACGTCGTCGTGCTGAGCGCCCACCGCACGCGCCCGCGCCAGAGCTTCCACCGCATGGGCATGGCCCTGGACCTCTACGCCTTCGACACCCCGCGCGGGCAGCTCGTCGTGAACGACCACTACGAGGAGACGCCGGCCCACACCACCTGCGACGCGCCCGAGCCGGACGACTGGCGCGCGGCCGCGCTCTGGCACATCGCGTGTGACCTGGCCGCCTCCCGCCGCTTCAGCTCCGTCCTGACCCCCAACTACAACGAGGGTCACCGCAACCACTTCCACGTGGACATCCGCCCCGACGACGACCGCGTCTTCGTCCGCTGA
- a CDS encoding L,D-transpeptidase family protein, with protein MSKRRKTVVSLTLLLSLGGCREPEVSPIALEPEPRVVAFEAAPPTPRVEAPEPTRAEPRPTPPPPPPAPAPDPEALAQAREEAARAAFEREYPWHGVAYHFLAQVHARPDGRSPVIGYMRRGAQFRAQPGLRGPGCERGWSRVPGGGFVCRGNGFALGERAQTFESSPVAPIADAALPYAYAWVGRDDVPQYWRVPSREEEATARAWIERQRRRDEAASADAEDEPTPEPDLEAPPGLDGDAAELNAEPEELTASAPAEPRVAEPRPADAGTPEADAQPSFLRMRMRRGFYVSIDRLETHDGRRFYRTIRGAYVPADAMIEASPPTMRGVVLGGRWQLPLGFVYRGGVRSLARGASDGALSLAAPIERLTPMPLTDEVITRRQRRYRVDDRGRIVREDAIRVAKALARPAGVGEDDHWLHVDLSSQTLVAYEGDRPVFATLVSTGRAGYETPTGTFRIQSKHVSTTMDDPNAGDEAYSIEDVPWTMYFEGSYALHAAFWHDRFGRERSHGCVNLAPADARWIFQWSAPELPPGWHGLSVTQPRAGSVVHVTE; from the coding sequence ATGTCGAAGCGGCGCAAGACAGTCGTCAGTCTCACTCTCCTCCTCTCCCTCGGCGGTTGCCGGGAGCCGGAGGTCAGCCCGATCGCGCTCGAGCCCGAGCCGCGCGTCGTCGCGTTCGAGGCCGCGCCGCCGACGCCGAGGGTCGAGGCGCCCGAGCCGACCCGCGCCGAGCCCCGCCCCACGCCGCCGCCTCCGCCGCCCGCGCCGGCGCCGGACCCGGAGGCGCTCGCGCAGGCGCGTGAAGAGGCCGCGCGGGCCGCGTTCGAGCGCGAGTACCCGTGGCACGGCGTCGCCTATCACTTCCTCGCCCAGGTCCACGCGCGCCCGGACGGCCGCAGCCCGGTGATCGGGTACATGCGGCGCGGCGCGCAGTTCCGGGCCCAGCCCGGGCTCCGAGGGCCGGGTTGCGAGCGCGGCTGGAGCCGCGTGCCCGGCGGCGGCTTCGTGTGCCGCGGCAACGGCTTCGCGCTCGGAGAGCGCGCGCAGACCTTCGAGTCGTCCCCCGTCGCGCCGATCGCTGACGCGGCCCTTCCCTACGCCTACGCGTGGGTCGGCCGCGACGACGTGCCGCAGTACTGGCGGGTGCCGAGCCGCGAAGAGGAGGCGACGGCGCGCGCCTGGATCGAGCGGCAGCGGCGACGCGACGAGGCCGCCTCGGCCGACGCAGAGGACGAGCCGACGCCGGAGCCGGATCTCGAGGCGCCGCCTGGCCTCGACGGCGACGCGGCGGAGCTGAACGCGGAGCCGGAGGAGCTGACCGCGAGCGCCCCCGCGGAGCCGCGGGTCGCGGAGCCCCGCCCGGCGGACGCGGGCACGCCCGAGGCAGACGCGCAGCCCTCCTTCCTCCGCATGCGCATGCGCCGCGGCTTCTACGTGAGCATCGATCGGCTCGAGACCCACGACGGCCGACGCTTCTATCGGACGATCCGCGGCGCCTACGTACCGGCCGACGCGATGATCGAGGCGTCACCGCCCACGATGCGCGGCGTGGTGCTCGGAGGCCGCTGGCAGCTCCCGCTGGGCTTCGTCTACCGAGGAGGCGTGCGGTCCCTCGCCCGCGGCGCGTCCGACGGCGCGCTGTCGCTCGCCGCGCCGATCGAGCGCCTGACCCCGATGCCGCTCACCGACGAGGTGATCACGCGCCGCCAGCGCCGCTACCGGGTCGACGACCGCGGCCGCATCGTGCGCGAGGACGCGATCCGCGTCGCCAAGGCCCTCGCCCGCCCGGCCGGCGTGGGCGAGGACGACCACTGGCTGCACGTGGATCTGTCGTCGCAGACCCTCGTCGCCTACGAGGGCGACCGCCCGGTCTTCGCCACCCTCGTCTCGACCGGCCGCGCCGGCTACGAGACGCCGACGGGCACCTTCCGCATCCAGTCCAAGCACGTTTCGACGACGATGGACGACCCGAACGCAGGCGACGAGGCCTACTCCATCGAGGACGTCCCCTGGACGATGTACTTCGAGGGCTCCTACGCCCTGCACGCCGCGTTCTGGCACGACCGCTTCGGCCGCGAGCGCAGCCACGGCTGCGTGAACCTCGCGCCCGCCGACGCGCGCTGGATCTTCCAGTGGAGCGCGCCCGAGCTCCCGCCGGGCTGGCACGGCCTCAGCGTCACGCAGCCCCGCGCGGGCAGCGTCGTGCACGTGACCGAGTAG